The Sulfolobus islandicus Y.N.15.51 sequence AGAACCATAACGGCTATTTTAGAGAATTATCAAAGAGAAGATGGAGTAGTCGAGGTACCAAAGGTATTAAGAAAATATCTTGAAATATTTCCGAAAGCTCCTAAAGATTACATATATCCATTAAAAAATAAGATAATTTAATTATGCTTTTAGTTGGCTCTCTAACCATTTTTCTACTTCTCTCATTTTCTTCTTTGCGAATCTTAGGAATAGCTTCAATGCGAATCTTATTGGCATATATACTGGCCCTTTCATATAGAAGGAATTTATTATATCCTCAGCCCAATATACGTCATGCCAGAATACCTTTCTGTATAGCTCTATATGTGCCTCACTTAACTTTACTCTAGTAAACCAATCTCTATTTTTGAAAAAGCCCATAGGCACGAAGAACATAGGAACTAATATACTTCTATATGGTCTTAAATTGTCTACTAATTCTATCGTTTTGTAAACGTCATCTTCAGTCTCTTCTGGCAAACCTACTATCATAGTACCTGCTGGAATTATCTTGTTCTCATGCATTATCTTAAACGCCTCTTCTACTATCTCTGGATATTCTTCAGGCTTATATGGTGCGGATTTCGCTGGCATTATCTCTTTGGCTAATCTAACTGAACCAGTTTCTATTCCTACCTCAACACCTAGATACCTTTGCTCATCATCAAATATTATCTCACCTAGTTTACTAATTAAACCATACTTCTCTTCAGAGTATCTTATTGCCGCTAGACTTGCATGACTCCACGCTATTGTCTTATAATATTTCTTAACTAGTGTATGGAGTTTTATTAATGGTTCTGGCCTAGGATATATTCCTACCGCACCATAAAATAGCACGTCATCGCTATGCACAACCCCGTGTCTCACTCCTGCTCTAACATTTGTTTGTAATTCCTTTTCAATTTTTTCTAATGGATAATACCTAGTAGGTCTTATAGTAACTGAGCAGAATCTGCAAGATCTAGCACATCCCCTCATTATCTCAATCATACCATTAACGCTTGCCCCCTTAATCTCTGAAATATCGTCTATATCCGGTACATCATCACCACTAACGTAAACGTATTTTGGTAAGGGTTCATTATCTAATATCATTTGTGCCAATTTGACTATAATTTTTTCTCCTTCACCATCTACCAACGTATCTACGCTAACTTTCTCTATCATATCTTCTCTCCATAACCATTGCCATGTTGAAGGACCACCTACTAATATCTTCATTCCTCTCTTCTTGGCCTCTTGGATTTCCGGTTTGTTTATTAAAGCTTGGAAGCTCTTGTAATTTATTGGTTCCTTTTTAGTTATACCCCACCATGTTGAAGATGGTGGACCGAAAGCGAAGTAATCATGATGTGAAAACATTAAGGCCTTAGCGTATTTTAAATGCCTATCTAGATGATCTGGATCTATTATTGCTGCCTTAAATCCTTCATCTATTAGTTTAGCCTCAACTTTCCTCATTCCATATGGGGCTTGCTCTGGTCTTCCTAAATCATCAACTTTCATTTTAGGGCAAGCTAGCCATTTCCAGACAGATTCGGGTACTCCTACAGCAGGACCAGTACCTAAAAATCCTAAGAATTCCTTTCCGTGATGGTTAGTCATTAAACATCTATCTGTTGTTAATATGAAATCAAATGTCTGCTCCAAAAAATTCACCTACTTACTTTCTCTCCTCTAATCGTATATAAAAACCCTTTTTATAAAAGTTGTACTACTTTTCTAAAATTCTTCTTAAAATCTTCTGTTACATTGTTTCTATCTAAGTCTTTTGCATCATCAGTTTTGGGTGTCCATTTTTCTCCATTGGGTAAGCTAATCCCTTTTACTGATGTGAAAATATATATTGATTCTCCTTTCTCATTTTTTGCTTCTTCTATAAGAATTTCATTACTACCAATCTTGGCTTTATACTTAGCCGTTACTCCAGTTACCTTCATACCTTAAAAACTACTACATATAATTATAAAAGATTTCCTACTATTACGCTAATCTTCTCTACCCTCTTCCTCTTCATTTCCCTCGAATTCCTCTCTTAGTAATTCTAACCCTATTTCCTTATAGTACTCTTCCCTCTCATGCTCTAGCTCTTCACTTAAGTTTCTTCCCTCTTTATCGCTGACTATCGACGTTGTTAATACCTTACTACTCTTATCCTTACTTTCCTTTACACTGTATTCTTTCTTCTCTTTTTCACTTAACGTCATCTCATATCCACACTTACTGCACTTTAGGATCTCTTTCCCATCTTTCTTTGATGGAACCATTAATCCTCCGCACTTAGGACAGAACTTCATAAGTGAAAATAAAGCGATGGAATAGTATAAAAACTTTTGCATTAAAATATTCGTATTCTTGGATCCTCTTTGACAACATTTAAAACTATACTTGTATACGTTCTTTCAATCTTAGGATTTTTAAGCAGCTGTTTTAAGAAACTATCTAGCTCCTCAACGCTTCTAAATTTAGCTATTATTACAACATCATACTCTCCTACTACATCATAAACAGCTATAACATTATCAGCGTTTGCTATCTCTTTTTCGAATTCGACTAGGTGTTTTCCATCCACTTTAGCCATAATTATACCAGTTAGAGCAAAACCCAATTTAGAATAGTCTAGTAAAGCTACGAAGCTCTTTATCATTCCTTCTTGTACCATTCTGGTCATCCTATTATGGAGCGTAGCTGGAGATACGTTCATCTCTTCCGCAAGTCTTCTTAAACTTGTTCTGGCATCCCTAGTGAGTTCTATTAATAACCTCCTATCTATTGCATCCAAATCTACCGTACGTTTTTTACTATCTGACATGCTAATAAACATATAGAGATCGTGTTAAAAAATTTTCATCTTAAACAGAATTCTTCATATCAACTTTATTTGTGATATACCATCTATTATAAGCTGAACGCCAAATGCTGCTATTATAATTGCCATAAATCTACCTACTGCTACTGTGCCTGTATTACCTAGTACTCTAATTATGATAGGACCTAATAGTAAAGATAGATAAACCAGTAGTGCAGCCAGTAAACTACCGAGAATTAAAATTATTAAATTATTACTGACCGATAAGGTGATTAATCCAGTCATTGTACCTGGACCTACGATAAGAGGCGTAGCAATAGGCGTGATTATGGCTTCCTCTATCTTGCTTGATAAGAACTTCAACTGCTGGAATCCTCCAAGAGTATCCACACCTAAGTAAACTAGTATTATACCTCCACCTATCTCTAAAGCAGAAACACTTATGCCTAAAAAAGCTAAAAGTGGTCCACCAAGTATGGAGAAAAATAAAAGCAATACAGCAACTGCTATGGATAATTTGTTTACCAAAAATCCCCAACTTATCTTATTTTGAGAATTGCGATTGAATTCTTCATACAACGCAATGAGATAAGGAAGTATTGATAGGGGATCCATAATTGCATATAGTTTAAAGGCTATTTCTGGGATTGAAACTAATTCGCTCATTCTAGCAAATTAAGAACTTCTTTAAGATTTTTAATCTTCTCATCATTATCGTTCGTAGTTAATACTATTAGTAGCTTACCGAGAACAAGATATATTTTAGAAATTTCCCTTTTACAGTCATCATTTGACCTATTCAATTCCTCTACCTTGCTCTGGAGGCTCTGAACATTTAGATATATTTCGCCAAGCAGTTCCTCAATACTATGTTCGTGCTCATGTTCGTGATGGTGAGATTCTTCTATTTCTCTTTGTATTTCCTCTATATCTTGTTCATTTTTAGGAATTTTATCAATCCTAAATTTGCTCATTCTTGTTTTCCTCCTCTTCTACTTGTGTGTCAACATTGGCTACATTGCTCATATCGCTTTCCGTTATAATATAGTTTCCTACACCTAACCTAATATAATGCTTAAGAACTGTAGAGATCTTACCAGCAGCCCTTAATGGTATACACTCAGTCTCTACTTCCTCTTTGGTATCAGTAACCCCTACTACTTTAGCCATCTTCTTTTCTTCATCACAATACTCTACTTTTACCTCTTTTAATCTCCCTAGGAATACTAACGTTTCTAAATCTCGTCCTTTCATTACCGGCCTAACCATTTTATCTTCTCACTGAAATACCTATAATATCTTCAAATTTTAAACCCTTTTCAAATAAATAGGATTGCAAACCTTTCCGAATTTCCTCAATAATGCTAAATCCTTTCTCAATTAATACAGTACCTAAACCTACTAGTTTAGCACCAACCGCTAACATTCCAATAACGTCAGTCCAATCGTATACACCGCCAACTCCTATAATGTCAACTCCATACTCTTCATAAACGTCTCTTATTATCCTAAGAGCAACAGGGTAAAGGCACCTACCAGAAACTCCACCCGTACCGTAGTAGAGAATTGGCTTAAAAGTCTCTATATCAACAATTAATCCCCTTATAGTATTTATAAGAGTAAATCCATCCGCACCTTTTTCTAAAGCCCTTCCCGCAAGTTCAACAACGTTATCCCAAGGACCTAATTTAACAAATACCGGTAATCTGGTCACACTTTTGACGTTTTCGACTATATCCCCAATTAACGTAGATAATGATTCTCCATAACCTTTTCTG is a genomic window containing:
- a CDS encoding MarC family protein; translation: MSELVSIPEIAFKLYAIMDPLSILPYLIALYEEFNRNSQNKISWGFLVNKLSIAVAVLLLFFSILGGPLLAFLGISVSALEIGGGIILVYLGVDTLGGFQQLKFLSSKIEEAIITPIATPLIVGPGTMTGLITLSVSNNLIILILGSLLAALLVYLSLLLGPIIIRVLGNTGTVAVGRFMAIIIAAFGVQLIIDGISQIKLI
- a CDS encoding RPA12/RPB9/RPC11 RNA polymerase family protein gives rise to the protein MQKFLYYSIALFSLMKFCPKCGGLMVPSKKDGKEILKCSKCGYEMTLSEKEKKEYSVKESKDKSSKVLTTSIVSDKEGRNLSEELEHEREEYYKEIGLELLREEFEGNEEEEGRED
- a CDS encoding Lrp/AsnC family transcriptional regulator is translated as MFISMSDSKKRTVDLDAIDRRLLIELTRDARTSLRRLAEEMNVSPATLHNRMTRMVQEGMIKSFVALLDYSKLGFALTGIIMAKVDGKHLVEFEKEIANADNVIAVYDVVGEYDVVIIAKFRSVEELDSFLKQLLKNPKIERTYTSIVLNVVKEDPRIRIF
- a CDS encoding B12-binding domain-containing radical SAM protein, producing the protein MNFLEQTFDFILTTDRCLMTNHHGKEFLGFLGTGPAVGVPESVWKWLACPKMKVDDLGRPEQAPYGMRKVEAKLIDEGFKAAIIDPDHLDRHLKYAKALMFSHHDYFAFGPPSSTWWGITKKEPINYKSFQALINKPEIQEAKKRGMKILVGGPSTWQWLWREDMIEKVSVDTLVDGEGEKIIVKLAQMILDNEPLPKYVYVSGDDVPDIDDISEIKGASVNGMIEIMRGCARSCRFCSVTIRPTRYYPLEKIEKELQTNVRAGVRHGVVHSDDVLFYGAVGIYPRPEPLIKLHTLVKKYYKTIAWSHASLAAIRYSEEKYGLISKLGEIIFDDEQRYLGVEVGIETGSVRLAKEIMPAKSAPYKPEEYPEIVEEAFKIMHENKIIPAGTMIVGLPEETEDDVYKTIELVDNLRPYRSILVPMFFVPMGFFKNRDWFTRVKLSEAHIELYRKVFWHDVYWAEDIINSFYMKGPVYMPIRFALKLFLRFAKKKMREVEKWLESQLKA
- the pyrD gene encoding dihydroorotate dehydrogenase PyrD encodes the protein MIKIKDITFNDPLTIASGIIPDVPNYVTTVCERYKPSAITTKTVTLNPLGPHKPPTVIKLHDGIYMNAIGLGNPGAKAINEINVSCPLIVSVGGASINEIKEVVKVIESKAKIIEINVSSPNRKGYGESLSTLIGDIVENVKSVTRLPVFVKLGPWDNVVELAGRALEKGADGFTLINTIRGLIVDIETFKPILYYGTGGVSGRCLYPVALRIIRDVYEEYGVDIIGVGGVYDWTDVIGMLAVGAKLVGLGTVLIEKGFSIIEEIRKGLQSYLFEKGLKFEDIIGISVRR